The sequence CGACGCATTTTCGATCTGGCTCTATGGTCTCTATCACAACTCAGTTGTGGACGGCCCCGGTAGGCGAAGCGTCATACGTGTGGCCGGTTGCTCTCTGCGCTGCCCCGGCTGCTATGTTCCAGAAACGCATAAGCGCGAAAACGGATCGCTTGTTCCGATATCGTCAATTGTCAACGAGATCGTTGCCAATCGTTCAAAACACGACGGAGTGACAATTCTCGGCGGTGAACCGTTCGACCAAGCAGCGTCAGTTGCAGAACTTGTATCACGGCTCAACAAACTCGGCGTACACATTACCGTTTATACCGGAAACACCATGGACACGCTGATCGGCAGAAAAGATAAAAGCGTTGACTACATCCTCACTCATATCGATCTCCTGATCGACGGTCCATTCATCAGACAACTTATGGAGAATGCAGGGGAATACATAGGCTCCCGAAATCAACGCATCATCTCACTTCGCCGAAATAGTTAGGATTCGTTCCAGAGATTCATACTGTTGCTTGAATTTGGCGGGATTACTGTCTTTCAGGTGCCGAAGATTCTGTAGCTTCCACTGAACCGCCGGAAACTTCTGGAAATCATGGTCATCCCATTTCGGATCCAAGCCATTGATCCCTTAAAAGAAACTCGCGATCTTCATTCGTCAATCTTTGGTGAATCGAGTCCACCAATCTCGATCGAGTGTTTTCAAAGTCCTCGTAGGTAAACTGCTCGCTGCTCATTCCAATGAAGTGATTTTCCAATGTCGCCCGCTGGTCCAGAAAGGTTGGTTGAATAACCTCATGTAAGGGCCGATCGCTGGATATCAATGAAAGGAGAAATCCGGTTTTAACCTCATCCGAAAATCCTTCGTGTTCAAGTAGGTACTTTACGTCAAAGAGATCTCTCGGATGCTGCCGGTCAAGGGCAGCGCATATTTTGCCGCCGTAAAGTTGACCAAAAGGTGAAACTTGAATTACACAAAAAGCTTCAAATTCTTCCTGAGCTCTTTTACACAATGTCATCTCAGTCGGTTCGGAAATTGTTCCCCTGGCAACCAAGTTGACCTCGATCTTTATTCCAAAACCTGATTGCGAGACGAGCAGTTTTCCGGCCTCGCTTCTGTCGGAAATCCTTACATCCTTGAGAACCGTTTCTACATTCCGTTTCACCCTTCCCAAAGCTGCCTTGATGTTCGACATTGTAGTCGCTCGATCTTCAATCGGAACATAGGTCAAGTCGATGTCAACGGAAAGACGCGGCATATCCCTGACGAAAAGATTGATCGCGGTGCCACCGTGAAGTGCGAAACACTTTTCTTTGGCTACTTCAGGAAGCACGTTCAACAGCAGTGAGACCTGATTTCTATAGGTTGCTTTTTCCACTTTCTTCGAATTCCTTCGGAACTGTTATCTGATATTTCTTTACAAATATCCCGTTTTTTACTATGCTGCGTTTTCCGCTGCCAAGATCTACGTACTTCAGGTCCAAATATTCAACCCAGCCGTGTCCGCATTTTTCAGCCAAATAAAGGAACAGGCGCTTTACCTTTATTGACCGACATTTCTCCAGCAATATCTGTACCTGATCCGGCCGCAGATTATTCAATCCTTCCATCAGTTCGTAACATTCCATCAGATCTTGCTTGTCAGGGGCTAGGTATAGGCATTCCATCATTGCTCGGGCCGCGCCGGACACCTTTATTGAAAATGTCCTGAAATCGATGTCAGTCATGCCGAGATCAGGAGGCAGGAATGAAGAGGGATAAAAGTCTATTTTTACACCCCAATCGTATTCTCGAAACCACGTCGGCAATTTTTCGCCCTGTTTCCCAAACAGAGTGACCTTTTTGGAGTCCATTTCGAGATAGTGGGCCTTTCCGGTCAGAGATAAGGCTGTTCGCCCACCCGGATGCACCGTCAATCCGGTTTGCGCTTGGAGAGCGTATATCGCGCCTTCATAACCAACCTGATCACCGGCGCGTATCATCGCCCCGTTTCCTATCGAAACAAGCCAATTGCTTTGCCGATACTTCTTTTGAAGATGGCCGCTATATCCTTGATCGGTAAGCCACTTCGCTTGAAATACAATTCCACTAGGCTGTGAAGTTAGTAAGCGGTGTAGTTTGCTTGTATTTATGGCACTCACAGTTCCATTATTGCAGAAACTATAAACCCATGACAAGGCATGGTTTATATTTATGAGATAAATTAGACTGTAAGTGCCATAGTAGGAATAATTCTAAACACTAAGGTCACCACGTCCTGGATCTTCTTAAAGTTGATAACGGTTGGTGATGTCGTGAGATGAATTGAGACTCACATACTTCCCTCAAATTTATTTAACTAGTATTATAAATCTAGGTTATTTTCTGCGAAAACCCTGTGAACAGTCTAGAAACAAAGTGGGGAACGATTCATTCGGTAGTTGATTTTATACTTCGAGAAAGGGACGAGCAGACCATGAACAGCGATAAGCTCGACAATTATGGACATTGCTCCCTTATTTCAGAGTACTGCGAACACAGATCAGCAGAAGGCGATTCGGCATACGACCGGGCCAGTGCTGATAATTGCTGGCCCCGGCTCGGGTAAAACGTTCACACTTGTCGAGCGCGTTGTTTATCTTATTTCGAATCACAATGTCTCGCCGGACAAGCTCCTAATTCTCACATTCACTGACAAAGCGGCCGCCGAACTACGAACCCGCATATCAAATCGCCTCACAGGGATGAACATCAGGTTCAATCTCAACGAGATGTATCTCGGCACGTTTCATTCGATCTGTCTCCGTATCCTGGAAGAATTCCGCGAATTCACCCGTCTCAGAAGGAACTATTCCTTGATGGACGAATTCGACCAGCAGTATTTCGTATATCAAAAGCAGAAGAAGTTCGAAGCGATAGATAACCTTGAGCTAGTTGTCGGAGATCCTGGTAGAACGTCGTCGTGGGCCTTGTCGGACAGGCTTCTCAACTGGATCAATAAGGTATCTGAAGAGGCCATCGATCCTAACGAACTCGTAAGATCGCATCACCCTGAGATCAAGGCACTCGGTGAAGCGTGCAATCTCTATCAGCAGCTATTAGCTGAAGAGAATGCTCTGGATTTTTCAACTATTCAGTTCGAGACCCTCAACCTTCTCCGAAGCCACGGATCGATCAAACAAACTCTCCGAGAACGATTCGAATACGTGATGGTGGACGAGTATCAGGACACCAACACGATTCAGGAGCTAATTCTCCGAGAGATCACCGGCGATAATCCAAATCTTTGCGTGGTCGGCGATGACGATCAAGGACTTTACCGCTTTAGAGGAGCGTCGATCCGAAACATCCTTCAGTTCCGAGATCAGTTCTCCGAAGGTTGCGCGGAGGTGACGCTTTCGACGAACTACCGTTCGCATCCCGACATTGTTCATCGTTACGACACCTGGATGGGAGGCCATTTCTGAGATCATCACGGTTCGGTCTTTCGACTTGAGAAAACGATAGAGCCGAGACGTGACAAACAGTTTCCTGAGACGGCAACCGCGCTGCGAGTTTCGGCTCACTCCCCGGAGGCCTGGCACAATGAGGTGCTCGATGTAATCAACACTCTTCGCGAGAAAGGCGGCCTCCAAGATTTGAATCAGATCGCGTTTCTGTTCCGATCAGTCAAGAATGACAAGGCAGTCGCCCTGGCCGAATTCCTTGAAGAAAGCGGCATTCCGGTCTACTCGCCGAGGTCGAATATGTTTTTTGACCGGGAAGAGATCCGGCTGATGCTCGGGGCACTGATCTTTCTTTTTCCGCAGTATTCATCGATCAGGAAATGGCATCCGGAAATCGACCTCAGCATCTGGGACTATTTCGACAACCAATGTGTTCGTCCGTTCCTTGAGCAGATCAAGCTACCCGAGAATCAGGAGATGCGAGAGTGGATAGTCCCGCTAGCTCGCAGAAATCAGAAGCTCGCGCAGAACACTGATTATGCGTTCGCTGATCTATTCTATCAGCTGCTTCAGTTTCCGATGTTTAGTCGGTTTCTCGGTCAGGAAGCGACTGGCGATGTGCGTGAATCAAGGGCGGGCCGCAATCTCGCGATCCTTTCGAAGCTGCTCAGCAAGTTTCAGTATCTGCACAACGTAGTAGTTCTTCAGCCGAAGGACGTTGACGATAAAGTTACGCAGCTATTTAATCAGTTTTTCAGATTCCTAAAAGACGGCGGCATCAATGAATACGAGGACGTTTCCGAGTACGCACCGTCCGGCTGCGTGTCGTTTCTTACGATCCACCAATCGAAAGGACTTGAATTTCCGGTGGTGTTTGTCGGATCGATGGAAGCCGTGCCATATAAGCAGCACAGCGATATCGACGAGATCCTCGAGTCAGAGTATTACCACCGACCGCCATTCGAGCCGATCGAGAAGACCAAATATTACGATTTCTGGCGGCTCTACTACACAGCATTTTCGAGAGCACAGAATCTGCTTGTCCTGACGGCCGAAACCAAGGCTCCCGGCCGTGGACAGCGGCGAGTTCCTTCGACCTATCTCGAGGGTATCTGGAACGCCCTGCCGGATTGGAAGGAGCCTGTTTTCCGGCCCGAATTGCTTGAGCTTGAGCCGGTGAAGACCGTAAACCTGAAACGGGAGTACTCGTTTACGTCAGACATTATTTTATTCGAGAACTGTGCCGAACAGTACCGATTCTTCAGGCAGCTTGAATTCGCACCTCTACGCACGAGTCCGATCTTGTTCGGAACCTTGGTTCACCAAACGATCGAAGACATTCATAAGACCGTGTTGCGTGGAGAAGAGAGCACGATCAATGAGGACCGGATCCGAAACTGGTTTGAGATCAACTATGCAGCCCTCAGTAAGAAGGAACGGGTCTATCTTTCGGAGTATCCGAAGATGGCGGCGCTCGAACAGGTTCTCAGGTACTACCGCCGCGAGAACCACGACTGGTCGCGGCTGAAAGAGGCCGAAGTCGATGTCTCGCTTGTAAAGGACGAGTACATTCTTGCCGGCACCATCGACTTGATAAGAGACGAGAATGCGGCACCGAACACCGTCGAGATCGTCGATTTCAAGTCCGAAAAGAAACCGGATCTGTTCGATGAACGCGAGAAGATCGAACGGTACAAACGGCAACTCGAAGTCTATTCGCACATCGTTCAGGAACGGACGGGCCTGAACGTCAGCCGGATGCATTTATATTATACGTCTGAGGAATCGGGCAGTCCGTATATCACCTTCCCGAACGATGAGGCTGCGATCGGAAAGACGATCGAGAGCTTTGATGGAGTAGTTTCCAGGATAGAAAACAAGGACTTTGCGATCGCGGAGCGGCCGAAGAAACTTTGCCGCAACTGCGATATTCGGTTTTATTGCGACGCAAAAGAGAAACGGGATCAATCAAATTGATGAAGCAAAAGGCAGCAGAAACAGAAACAGTCGACAAGATCGAGTTCGAACCGATTAAGGGCTACCCGATGCTCTATTGGAAAGGGAAGCGGCCTTTGACCTCCCCCCGAAAAACAGTGCCAATGTAAAATAGAGGAATTCGGGTAATTGTGACAGTATGAGGAGACATAATTACCATGAAGAGATCGAAGTTCACGGAGCAGCAGATCGTGTTCGCGTTGAAGCAGGCGGACACAGGGGTTTCGGTAGCAGAAGTGTGCCGGAAGATGGGGATCAGCGAGGCGACGTTCTACAACTGGAAGAAGAAGTACGAGGGGCTCGGGACGGCGGAGTTGCGAAGGCTGCGCTCACTCGAAGAAGAGAACGCCCGATTGAAGCGGATCGTGGCGGATCTGACGCTGGACAAGCAGATGCTACAGGACGTGTTAAAAAAAAGTGTCTGAAGGCCGGAGAGCGGAAGAAGTTGGTAAGGAAGCTGCTGGATGCATACCGTATCTCGGAGCGGAAAGTTTGCTCGGTGATGATGGTATCGAGGACGGTGTTGCATTATGTCGGTCACAGGCGTGACGATCAGGCGATAAGGCAGCGGATCAGAGAGATCGCGGAGACGAGAGTGAGATACGGATTCGATCGGATACACATACTGCTCAGGCGGGAAGGTTGGGCGGACAACCGGAAGCGGACATACCGTATTTACAAGGAAGAAGGGCTAAATCTGCGAAGTAAGAGGCCGCGAAGGTCGAAGGCGGCGGCACACCGGATGGAGCGTCCGGTGCTCGGCGGTCCGCACGAGTGTTGGAGCATGGATTTCGTGGCGGATCAGTTGTTCGACGGGCGAAGATTCAGGGCATTAACT is a genomic window of Chloracidobacterium sp. containing:
- a CDS encoding radical SAM protein, which codes for MKNAVTFIVEPDTGRVTVEVSGVSNGTVRQLETVIGKGTSFNCGRPVHAAFTRPSPKAVEDDAFSIWLYGLYHNSVVDGPGRRSVIRVAGCSLRCPGCYVPETHKRENGSLVPISSIVNEIVANRSKHDGVTILGGEPFDQAASVAELVSRLNKLGVHITVYTGNTMDTLIGRKDKSVDYILTHIDLLIDGPFIRQLMENAGEYIGSRNQRIISLRRNS
- a CDS encoding type IV toxin-antitoxin system AbiEi family antitoxin, translated to MNTSKLHRLLTSQPSGIVFQAKWLTDQGYSGHLQKKYRQSNWLVSIGNGAMIRAGDQVGYEGAIYALQAQTGLTVHPGGRTALSLTGKAHYLEMDSKKVTLFGKQGEKLPTWFREYDWGVKIDFYPSSFLPPDLGMTDIDFRTFSIKVSGAARAMMECLYLAPDKQDLMECYELMEGLNNLRPDQVQILLEKCRSIKVKRLFLYLAEKCGHGWVEYLDLKYVDLGSGKRSIVKNGIFVKKYQITVPKEFEESGKSNL
- a CDS encoding IS3 family transposase (programmed frameshift) translates to MKRSKFTEQQIVFALKQADTGVSVAEVCRKMGISEATFYNWKKKYEGLGTAELRRLRSLEEENARLKRIVADLTLDKQMLQDVLKKSVLKAGERKKLVRKLLDAYRISERKVCSVMMVSRTVLHYVGHRRDDQAIRQRIREIAETRVRYGFDRIHILLRREGWADNRKRTYRIYKEEGLNLRSKRPRRSKAAAHRMERPVLGGPHECWSMDFVADQLFDGRRFRALTLVDNFSRECVEIEVGQSLKGFDVVDVMERIKLARGIVPKRIQVDNGGEFVSKVLDRWAYENKVTLDFSRPGKPTDNPFIESFNGSFRDECLNVNWFLSLDDAKEKIAAFKDDYNGFRPHSALCGLTPNEVVKQYLETRISPI